The following proteins are encoded in a genomic region of Mycolicibacterium confluentis:
- a CDS encoding GTP-binding protein: MAYAHSERRDAASTKIVIAGGFGVGKTTFVGSVSEIMPLRTEAMVTNASEGVDGLEETPAKSTTTVAMDFGRITLGEDLVLYLFGTPGQRRFWFMWDDLVHGAIGAIVLVDTRRLQDSFAAVDFFENRKIPFIIAVNEFDDAQRFPAEEVRQALALSDGVPVISVDARDRNSAKEALIAVSEYALESLSAAG; the protein is encoded by the coding sequence GTGGCCTACGCGCACTCTGAGAGGCGTGACGCTGCATCGACCAAGATCGTCATCGCGGGGGGATTCGGCGTCGGCAAGACGACCTTCGTGGGCTCGGTGTCGGAGATCATGCCCCTGCGCACTGAGGCGATGGTGACGAACGCCTCGGAGGGCGTGGACGGACTCGAGGAGACGCCGGCGAAGTCGACGACGACGGTCGCCATGGACTTCGGTCGCATCACTCTCGGTGAGGATCTGGTGCTTTACCTGTTCGGCACCCCCGGTCAGCGCAGGTTCTGGTTCATGTGGGACGACCTCGTGCACGGCGCGATCGGAGCGATCGTGCTGGTCGACACCCGTCGCCTGCAGGACAGCTTCGCGGCCGTCGACTTCTTCGAGAATCGCAAGATCCCGTTCATCATCGCGGTCAACGAGTTCGACGACGCGCAGCGGTTCCCGGCCGAGGAGGTGCGCCAGGCCCTCGCGCTGTCCGACGGCGTGCCGGTGATCTCCGTCGACGCCCGAGATCGCAACTCCGCCAAGGAGGCGTTGATCGCGGTGAGCGAGTACGCGCTCGAATCCCTTTCGGCTGCTGGGTGA
- a CDS encoding pentapeptide repeat-containing protein, with the protein MNWSDQEFSGHDFRDEDLVGLTTERVVFDDCDFSGVNLSESVHSGTAFRNCRFRRATLWHSTFRNCSMMGSTFAECRLRPATFDEVDFSLAVLGGADLRGVDLSGCRLREASLVDADLRKAVLRGADLSGVRVVNARFEEADLRGARIDPTLWTTAALRGAKIDIHQALAFAAAHGLDVHGG; encoded by the coding sequence GTGAACTGGTCAGATCAGGAGTTCAGCGGGCACGACTTCCGGGATGAGGACCTCGTCGGCCTGACCACCGAACGGGTGGTGTTCGACGACTGCGATTTCAGCGGGGTCAACCTGTCTGAGTCGGTGCATTCAGGGACTGCTTTCCGCAACTGCCGGTTCCGGCGAGCAACCCTGTGGCACAGCACGTTCCGCAACTGCAGCATGATGGGCTCGACGTTCGCCGAATGTCGGCTGCGGCCCGCGACATTCGACGAGGTCGACTTCTCGCTGGCGGTGCTCGGCGGGGCGGACCTGCGGGGCGTCGACCTGAGCGGCTGTCGGCTGCGCGAGGCTTCACTGGTGGACGCGGACCTGCGCAAGGCCGTGCTGCGTGGTGCGGACCTGTCTGGCGTTCGGGTGGTCAACGCGCGGTTCGAGGAGGCTGATCTGCGGGGCGCCCGCATCGACCCCACCCTGTGGACCACAGCGGCTCTGCGCGGCGCGAAGATCGACATCCACCAGGCCTTGGCGTTCGCGGCCGCGCATGGCCTCGATGTGCACGGGGGTTAG
- a CDS encoding DUF742 domain-containing protein, with amino-acid sequence MFDRAVPPREANLVRPYMLTAGRTDTSIHLPMEAPLQTVESAMFHRWPPNDMRGRIIQLCTKSPSVAEISALLDVPLGVARVLVGDLVTSGYLQVHTTITDRSTTDERRELIGRTLRGLRAL; translated from the coding sequence ACCTTGTTCGCCCCTACATGCTGACGGCCGGTCGCACCGACACCTCCATTCACCTGCCGATGGAGGCGCCGCTGCAGACCGTGGAGTCGGCGATGTTCCACCGCTGGCCACCCAATGACATGCGCGGCCGGATCATCCAGTTGTGCACCAAGAGTCCCTCGGTCGCCGAGATCTCAGCGCTGCTCGACGTTCCCCTGGGGGTGGCCCGTGTCCTGGTCGGCGATCTGGTCACGTCGGGTTACCTTCAGGTGCACACGACCATCACCGACCGCTCCACCACAGACGAACGACGCGAACTCATAGGAAGGACCCTCCGTGGCCTACGCGCACTCTGA